A single genomic interval of Magnetospirillum sp. 15-1 harbors:
- the panB gene encoding 3-methyl-2-oxobutanoate hydroxymethyltransferase codes for MSTEVRIKRITTRDIRARKGAEPLVVLTAYTAPIARLLDPVCDILLVGDSLGMVVYGMETTLGVTLDMMINHGAAVVRSSSKACVVVDMPFGSYQESKEQAFRNCARVMAETGCAAVKLEGGRELAETIRFLVDRGIPVMAHIGLKPQAVHAAGGFRAQGRLEAEAEAIRADARAITEAGAFSVVVEGTVEPVARALSAEISIPTIGIGASPACDGQVLVIDDVVGLFDDFTPKFVKRYADLRPLITEAAERYAAEVKARTFPAPEHCFGMPKK; via the coding sequence GTGAGCACCGAAGTCAGGATCAAACGCATCACCACGCGCGACATCCGCGCCCGCAAGGGGGCCGAGCCGCTGGTGGTGCTGACCGCCTATACCGCCCCCATCGCCCGGCTGCTCGATCCGGTCTGCGATATCCTGCTGGTCGGCGATTCGCTGGGCATGGTGGTCTACGGCATGGAGACCACGCTGGGCGTCACGCTGGACATGATGATCAACCACGGCGCCGCCGTGGTGCGCTCGTCCTCCAAGGCCTGCGTGGTGGTGGACATGCCGTTCGGCTCGTACCAGGAAAGCAAGGAGCAGGCGTTCCGCAACTGCGCCCGGGTGATGGCCGAGACCGGCTGCGCCGCCGTCAAGCTGGAAGGCGGCCGCGAACTGGCCGAGACCATCCGCTTTCTGGTGGACCGCGGCATTCCGGTGATGGCTCATATCGGCCTGAAGCCCCAGGCGGTGCACGCCGCCGGCGGCTTCCGTGCCCAGGGCCGCCTCGAGGCCGAGGCCGAGGCCATCCGCGCCGATGCCCGCGCCATCACCGAGGCCGGCGCCTTTTCGGTGGTGGTCGAAGGCACCGTCGAGCCGGTGGCCCGCGCCCTGTCGGCCGAGATCAGCATTCCCACCATCGGTATCGGCGCCTCGCCGGCCTGCGACGGCCAGGTGCTGGTCATCGACGACGTGGTGGGGCTGTTCGACGATTTCACGCCCAAATTCGTCAAGCGCTATGCCGATCTGCGCCCCCTGATCACCGAAGCGGCCGAGCGCTATGCCGCCGAGGTCAAGGCCCGCACCTTCCCCGCTCCCGAGCATTGCTTCGGAATGCCGAAGAAATGA
- a CDS encoding helix-turn-helix domain-containing protein, giving the protein MGSLHMPPLDYDAHKTPHVADLRSPQCRNCDIVREIAFCADLSQDEVKRLATVRCHAALPANFTVFREGDEVDHVYSISNGAVKLYKLMPDGRRQIIGFLFSGDMFGLGIDGGYCYTAETITPTHLCRFTHRKLDSLVSEIPRLERRMFTMAVKDLVSAQDQMLLLGRKTAREKVATFLLRLSQRSLQTGGSASPVALPMSRADIADYLGLTIETVSRTFTQLKRDGIIGLPASGHCIVNDWDALRELAEGA; this is encoded by the coding sequence ATGGGTAGCCTGCACATGCCGCCCCTCGACTACGACGCTCACAAGACGCCGCACGTTGCCGATCTGCGCTCGCCCCAGTGCCGCAACTGCGACATCGTGCGCGAGATCGCCTTCTGCGCCGATCTGTCGCAGGACGAGGTCAAGCGTCTGGCCACCGTGCGCTGCCACGCGGCGCTGCCGGCCAACTTCACGGTGTTCCGCGAAGGCGACGAGGTGGATCACGTCTATTCCATCTCCAACGGCGCGGTGAAGCTTTACAAGCTGATGCCCGACGGGCGGCGCCAGATCATCGGCTTCCTGTTCTCGGGCGATATGTTCGGGCTGGGCATCGACGGCGGCTATTGCTACACCGCCGAGACCATCACGCCGACCCATCTGTGCCGCTTCACCCACCGCAAGCTGGATTCCCTGGTCTCCGAAATTCCCCGCCTGGAGCGCCGCATGTTCACCATGGCGGTCAAGGATCTGGTGTCGGCCCAGGACCAGATGCTGCTGCTGGGGCGCAAGACGGCGCGCGAGAAGGTGGCCACCTTCCTGCTGCGCCTGTCGCAGCGCTCGCTCCAGACGGGCGGTTCCGCCAGCCCGGTGGCGCTGCCCATGAGCCGCGCCGACATCGCCGATTATCTCGGCCTGACCATCGAGACGGTCAGCCGCACCTTCACCCAGCTCAAACGCGACGGCATCATCGGGTTGCCGGCGTCCGGCCATTGCATCGTCAATGACTGGGACGCACTCAGAGAGCTGGCCGAAGGCGCCTGA
- the ccoS gene encoding cbb3-type cytochrome oxidase assembly protein CcoS, protein MDNLLMLIPVALGLGFVGLLGFLWALKSGQFDDLDGAAHRILFDDDEQPKTGA, encoded by the coding sequence GTGGACAATCTGTTGATGCTGATCCCGGTGGCCCTCGGTTTGGGCTTCGTGGGGTTGCTCGGGTTCCTGTGGGCGTTGAAGTCGGGTCAGTTCGATGACCTCGACGGAGCAGCGCATCGCATTCTCTTCGATGACGACGAACAGCCCAAGACCGGGGCTTGA
- a CDS encoding heavy metal translocating P-type ATPase metal-binding domain-containing protein codes for MTEAALCRHCGGPMPADLAGSFCCRGCEGAFHLVEGLGLEQYYARRTTDPAARPLRPDDDADRYHDFSAHVITDDKGEASLHLMIEGLHCGACIWLIESLLNKQKGVTWARVNMTTRRLVVRWNPQETEPGALLAPVIAVGYRLVPYDPERLGAETQRQEKELLRAMAIAGFAASNVMLLSVSVWAGHFSYMGPATRDLMHWISALIVLPAVAWCVRPFARSAVAALRAGRTNMDVPITIGVTLASLMSLWETIHSGEYAYFDSAITLLFFLLIGRYLDSRARGRARTTVEHLLALDAVAVTVLEADGSQRMLPPHKVAPGSRVLVAAGERIGVDGRVVDGRSDVDTSLLTGESLPVPVAVGGQVFAGTINLSAPLRLEVAAVGERTLLAEIVRMMEVAEQGRARYVALADRVSRWYAPVVHVAALLTFTGWTVFTATPWQEALLYAVAVLIITCPCALALAVPVVQVIASGRLMRQGVLVKSATALERFADADTVVFDKTGTLTLGKPVLTEDGAWSRDDLMVAAGLTPSSRHPLARAITAACPAAPVAEGVVEVPGMGLEIPDRGIRLGSRRFVSVPDDSAGDGPELWLARPDHAPVRFSFSDALRADAVQVVAELRGMGMDIELLSGDRPAAAAKVAEALGLVQWRAGCTPADKCARLAELAAEGRKVLMIGDGLNDAPALAAAHVSMSPSSAVDVSQTAADVVFQGARLTPVIETLSVARLSRVLVKQNFVLALGYNLFTVPLAVAGMVTPLIAAIAMSTSSLVVIGNALRLSRRRG; via the coding sequence GTGACCGAAGCTGCGCTCTGCCGCCATTGCGGGGGACCGATGCCGGCCGATCTGGCCGGATCGTTCTGCTGCCGCGGCTGCGAGGGGGCCTTCCATCTGGTCGAGGGGCTGGGTCTCGAACAGTACTACGCCCGCCGGACCACCGATCCGGCGGCGCGGCCGCTGCGCCCCGACGACGACGCCGACCGCTATCACGACTTTTCCGCCCATGTGATCACCGACGACAAGGGCGAGGCCAGCCTGCACCTGATGATCGAGGGGCTGCATTGCGGCGCCTGCATCTGGCTGATCGAATCCCTGCTGAACAAGCAGAAGGGCGTCACCTGGGCGCGGGTCAACATGACCACGCGGCGTCTGGTGGTGCGCTGGAATCCCCAAGAGACCGAGCCGGGCGCCCTGCTCGCCCCGGTCATCGCCGTGGGCTACCGCCTGGTGCCCTACGATCCCGAACGCCTGGGCGCCGAGACCCAGCGCCAGGAAAAGGAACTGCTGCGCGCCATGGCCATCGCCGGCTTCGCCGCCAGCAACGTCATGCTGTTGTCGGTGTCGGTGTGGGCCGGCCATTTCTCCTATATGGGGCCGGCGACCCGCGACCTCATGCACTGGATTTCCGCCCTGATCGTCCTGCCCGCCGTGGCGTGGTGCGTGCGGCCCTTCGCCCGCTCGGCCGTGGCGGCGCTTCGCGCCGGGCGCACCAACATGGACGTGCCCATCACCATCGGCGTGACGCTGGCCAGCCTGATGAGCCTGTGGGAGACCATCCACAGCGGTGAATACGCCTATTTCGATTCGGCCATCACCCTGCTGTTCTTCCTGCTGATCGGCCGCTACCTGGATTCGCGGGCGCGGGGCCGGGCGCGCACCACGGTGGAGCACCTGCTGGCCCTGGACGCCGTGGCGGTCACCGTGCTGGAAGCCGACGGCAGCCAGCGTATGCTGCCGCCCCACAAGGTGGCGCCGGGCTCCAGGGTGCTGGTGGCGGCGGGCGAGCGCATCGGCGTCGACGGCCGCGTCGTCGACGGCCGCTCGGACGTGGACACCAGCCTGCTGACCGGCGAGAGCCTGCCCGTCCCGGTCGCGGTGGGCGGCCAGGTGTTCGCCGGCACCATCAACCTGTCCGCCCCCCTGCGCCTGGAAGTGGCGGCGGTGGGCGAGCGCACCCTGCTGGCCGAGATCGTCCGCATGATGGAGGTGGCCGAGCAGGGCCGCGCCCGCTACGTCGCCCTGGCCGACCGCGTGTCGCGCTGGTACGCGCCCGTCGTGCACGTGGCCGCCCTGCTGACCTTCACCGGCTGGACCGTCTTCACCGCCACGCCGTGGCAGGAGGCCCTGCTCTACGCCGTGGCGGTGCTGATCATCACCTGCCCCTGCGCCCTGGCCCTGGCCGTGCCGGTGGTGCAGGTCATCGCCTCGGGCCGGCTGATGCGCCAGGGCGTGCTGGTCAAGTCCGCCACCGCGCTGGAGCGCTTCGCCGATGCCGACACGGTGGTGTTCGACAAGACCGGCACCCTGACGCTCGGCAAGCCCGTCCTGACCGAGGACGGCGCCTGGAGCCGCGACGACCTGATGGTCGCCGCCGGCCTGACGCCTTCGTCGCGCCATCCCCTGGCCCGCGCCATCACCGCCGCCTGCCCCGCCGCCCCGGTGGCCGAGGGCGTGGTCGAGGTGCCCGGCATGGGCCTGGAAATTCCCGACCGGGGCATCCGCCTGGGCAGCCGGCGCTTCGTGAGCGTTCCCGACGATTCGGCCGGCGACGGTCCCGAACTGTGGCTGGCCCGTCCCGACCATGCCCCGGTGCGTTTTTCCTTCTCGGACGCGCTGCGCGCCGACGCCGTCCAGGTGGTGGCCGAATTGCGCGGCATGGGCATGGATATCGAGCTGCTGTCGGGCGACCGCCCCGCCGCCGCCGCCAAGGTGGCCGAGGCCCTGGGGCTGGTCCAATGGCGGGCCGGCTGCACGCCGGCCGACAAATGCGCCCGGCTGGCCGAACTGGCCGCCGAGGGCCGCAAGGTGCTGATGATCGGCGACGGCCTCAACGACGCCCCGGCGCTGGCCGCCGCCCATGTCTCCATGTCGCCGTCTTCGGCGGTGGATGTCAGCCAGACCGCCGCCGACGTGGTGTTCCAGGGTGCCCGCCTTACTCCGGTCATCGAAACCCTGTCGGTGGCGCGGCTGTCCCGCGTGCTGGTGAAGCAGAATTTCGTCCTGGCGCTGGGCTACAACCTCTTCACGGTGCCCCTGGCCGTTGCCGGAATGGTGACCCCCCTCATCGCCGCGATTGCCATGTCCACCTCGTCACTGGTAGTAATTGGGAACGCTCTGCGTCTATCGCGCCGGAGAGGTTAG
- a CDS encoding FixH family protein, translating to MDMTQQRKPGWWYPYIFVGGFMVVLAVNLTMAYFANSTFSGISTERPYEKGLAFNQTLEAARQQEALNWSVDLQVEPAANHGAHVTITYKDAAGKPVDGMQVKALFVRPTAKGHDREVALASVGPGAYATMQELPLAGVWDMTVLASAKDQPYSVLRRIVVP from the coding sequence ATGGACATGACCCAACAGCGCAAACCCGGCTGGTGGTATCCCTACATCTTCGTCGGCGGCTTCATGGTGGTGCTGGCGGTGAATCTGACCATGGCGTATTTCGCCAATTCCACCTTCTCGGGCATCTCCACCGAGCGCCCCTACGAGAAGGGTCTGGCCTTCAACCAGACCCTGGAGGCGGCACGCCAGCAGGAAGCGCTGAACTGGTCGGTGGACCTGCAGGTCGAGCCCGCCGCCAATCACGGCGCCCATGTCACCATCACCTACAAGGATGCCGCCGGCAAGCCGGTGGACGGCATGCAGGTGAAGGCTCTTTTCGTCCGCCCCACCGCCAAGGGCCATGACCGCGAGGTCGCTCTCGCCTCCGTCGGCCCCGGCGCCTACGCCACCATGCAGGAACTGCCGCTGGCCGGCGTATGGGACATGACGGTGCTGGCCTCGGCCAAGGACCAGCCCTATTCGGTTCTCCGCCGCATCGTGGTGCCGTGA
- the ccoG gene encoding cytochrome c oxidase accessory protein CcoG, translated as MATPKIDPTLKKPAGDGDGPLYAETVMIHPRTVKGTFRNWKWAAMIVLLAIYHIAPFLRWDRGPDAPSQAILADMTGRRGYFFFLEIWPQEVYYITGLLFLAAIALFFMSSLAGRIWCGFFCFQTVYTDLFMFVERLVVGDRSKRMALDRAKWNGDKLVKKAIVNAVWLVIAASCGIGFTLYFGDAPTMLRDIFTGREDTAVYGTIAVVGGCCFLLAGYAREQVCLYMCPYSRFQSAMFDEHSLIITYEEWRGEPRKPIRKSETFENRGHCIDCKMCVTSCPTGIDIRDGMQMGCIGCALCIDACNTMMDKYQLPRGLITWDSSANLAARERGEKTKIRLIRARTIVYVAIITAVSALMIFGLSSRKSFDIAVQHERSPLFVQLSDGSIRNGYTVKILNMVREDREFELTVSGIDGAGLNVVGGQATGAKAMLRVEPDAVGTYNIFVTAPADKLQGKRTPLYFTLRETAKGGSNRLESLFAAPER; from the coding sequence ATGGCCACCCCGAAGATCGATCCGACCCTGAAGAAGCCCGCCGGTGACGGCGACGGTCCGCTCTATGCCGAGACCGTCATGATTCACCCGCGCACGGTGAAGGGTACCTTCCGCAATTGGAAGTGGGCGGCCATGATCGTCTTGCTGGCGATCTACCACATCGCTCCCTTCCTGCGCTGGGATCGCGGCCCCGACGCCCCCAGCCAGGCCATCCTGGCCGACATGACCGGGCGGCGCGGCTATTTCTTCTTCCTGGAGATCTGGCCGCAGGAGGTCTACTACATCACCGGCCTGCTGTTCCTGGCGGCCATCGCCCTGTTCTTCATGAGCTCGCTGGCCGGCCGCATCTGGTGCGGCTTCTTCTGCTTCCAGACCGTCTACACCGACCTGTTCATGTTCGTGGAACGGCTGGTGGTGGGCGACCGCTCCAAGCGCATGGCGCTCGACCGTGCCAAGTGGAACGGCGACAAGCTGGTCAAGAAGGCCATCGTCAACGCCGTCTGGCTGGTCATCGCCGCCTCGTGCGGCATCGGCTTCACGCTGTATTTCGGCGACGCGCCGACCATGCTGCGGGACATCTTCACCGGCCGCGAGGATACCGCCGTCTACGGCACCATCGCCGTGGTGGGCGGCTGCTGCTTCCTGCTGGCCGGCTATGCCCGCGAGCAGGTCTGCCTGTACATGTGCCCCTATTCGCGCTTCCAGTCGGCCATGTTCGACGAGCACTCGCTGATCATCACCTACGAGGAATGGCGCGGCGAACCCAGGAAGCCCATCCGCAAGAGCGAGACCTTCGAGAATCGCGGCCACTGCATCGACTGCAAGATGTGCGTCACCTCGTGTCCCACCGGCATCGACATCCGCGACGGCATGCAGATGGGCTGCATCGGCTGCGCGCTGTGCATCGACGCCTGCAACACCATGATGGACAAGTACCAGTTGCCGCGCGGCCTGATCACCTGGGATTCCTCGGCCAACCTCGCCGCCCGCGAACGGGGCGAGAAGACCAAGATCCGCCTGATCCGCGCCCGTACCATCGTCTACGTGGCGATCATCACCGCGGTGAGCGCCCTGATGATCTTCGGCCTGTCGTCGCGCAAGAGCTTCGACATCGCCGTGCAGCACGAGCGCTCGCCGCTGTTCGTCCAGTTGTCCGACGGCTCCATCCGCAACGGCTATACCGTCAAGATTCTCAACATGGTGCGCGAGGACCGCGAGTTCGAGCTGACGGTGTCGGGCATCGACGGCGCCGGCCTCAACGTGGTCGGCGGCCAGGCCACCGGCGCCAAGGCCATGCTGCGGGTCGAGCCCGACGCGGTGGGTACCTACAACATCTTCGTCACCGCTCCCGCCGACAAGTTGCAGGGCAAGCGCACGCCGCTGTATTTTACCCTGCGCGAGACGGCCAAGGGCGGAAGCAACCGTCTCGAATCCCTGTTCGCCGCACCGGAGAGGTAA
- the ccoP gene encoding cytochrome-c oxidase, cbb3-type subunit III: protein MATIEKDSVSGQNTTGHEWDGIKELNTPLPKWWVYVFWATVLWAIGYWVAYPAWPLVNGYTKGTFGYSSRGELENELAAQKKARSAWLSKIEASDVAAIEKDKDLLRYAMAGGKIAFNENCGACHGVGGVGAFGYPSLADDEWLWGGTLADIEQTIKFGVRNTNANSRASEMPKFGADGLLKPEQITAVADYVLSLASKAPAKGSAGETVYAENCAACHAEDGTGNKDLGAPALNNQIWLYKGTKDAIVAQVTKPKHGSMPAWSERLDASTVKMLAVYVHNLGGGK from the coding sequence ATGGCGACCATTGAAAAGGACTCGGTGTCCGGTCAGAACACTACCGGTCACGAGTGGGACGGCATCAAGGAGCTGAATACTCCTCTGCCGAAGTGGTGGGTCTACGTCTTCTGGGCCACCGTCCTGTGGGCCATCGGCTACTGGGTCGCGTACCCGGCGTGGCCGCTGGTCAACGGCTACACCAAGGGCACGTTCGGCTATTCGTCCCGCGGTGAGCTGGAGAACGAGCTGGCCGCCCAGAAGAAGGCCCGTTCGGCCTGGCTGTCCAAGATCGAGGCGTCCGACGTGGCCGCCATCGAGAAGGACAAGGACCTGCTGCGCTATGCCATGGCCGGCGGCAAGATCGCGTTCAACGAGAACTGCGGTGCCTGCCACGGCGTGGGCGGCGTCGGCGCCTTCGGCTATCCCAGCCTGGCCGACGACGAATGGCTGTGGGGCGGCACGCTGGCCGACATCGAGCAGACCATCAAGTTCGGTGTCCGCAACACCAACGCCAACTCGCGCGCCAGCGAGATGCCGAAGTTCGGTGCCGACGGCCTGCTCAAGCCCGAGCAGATCACCGCGGTGGCCGACTACGTCCTCTCCCTGGCCTCCAAGGCTCCGGCCAAGGGTTCGGCGGGCGAGACCGTCTATGCCGAGAACTGCGCCGCCTGCCATGCCGAAGACGGCACGGGCAACAAGGACCTCGGCGCTCCTGCCCTGAACAACCAGATCTGGCTGTACAAGGGTACCAAGGACGCCATCGTGGCCCAGGTGACCAAGCCCAAGCACGGCTCCATGCCGGCCTGGTCCGAGCGCCTGGACGCGAGCACCGTCAAGATGCTGGCCGTCTACGTCCACAACCTGGGCGGCGGCAAGTAA
- a CDS encoding cbb3-type cytochrome c oxidase subunit 3, producing MFVAFVDNVLRPFWVLWVIMIFTGVVFYAYRPKNKKRLEEYGNIPLRDDNEER from the coding sequence TTGTTCGTCGCATTCGTCGACAATGTACTCCGGCCCTTCTGGGTCTTGTGGGTGATCATGATCTTCACCGGGGTCGTTTTCTATGCCTACCGGCCGAAAAACAAGAAGCGGCTGGAAGAGTACGGAAACATCCCGCTGAGGGACGACAATGAGGAGCGCTAA
- the ccoO gene encoding cytochrome-c oxidase, cbb3-type subunit II, giving the protein MFKHHAKLETNIFFLAVGILLTIVVGGLVEVVPLFSIESTIEKVDGVRPYSPLEQKGRDIYIREGCYNCHSQMIRPFKDEVERYGHYSLAAESKYDHPFQWGSKRTGPDLARVGGKYTDDWQVRHLVNPRDVVPGSIMPGYKHLLRPLDYSDVAANMKALRVVGVPYTDAQIANAAKDLEEQVFGDPAAKPAIAASYPKAHIGSASGKDKVTEMDALVAYLQVLGTMVDFSTVKPEAIRR; this is encoded by the coding sequence ATGTTCAAGCATCACGCAAAGCTCGAAACCAACATCTTCTTCCTGGCCGTCGGCATCCTTCTCACGATCGTCGTCGGTGGTCTGGTCGAAGTCGTTCCGCTGTTCTCGATCGAATCGACGATCGAGAAGGTGGATGGCGTCCGTCCCTATTCTCCGCTGGAGCAGAAGGGCCGTGACATCTACATCCGCGAAGGCTGCTACAACTGCCACAGCCAGATGATCCGTCCGTTCAAGGACGAGGTCGAACGCTATGGCCACTACAGCCTCGCGGCCGAGTCCAAGTACGATCACCCCTTCCAGTGGGGCTCGAAGCGTACTGGTCCCGACCTGGCCCGCGTGGGTGGCAAGTACACCGACGATTGGCAGGTCCGCCACCTCGTCAACCCGCGTGACGTGGTCCCCGGATCGATCATGCCGGGCTACAAGCACCTCCTGCGTCCCCTGGACTACTCCGACGTCGCGGCGAACATGAAGGCGCTGCGGGTTGTCGGCGTGCCCTATACGGACGCGCAGATCGCCAATGCCGCCAAGGACCTGGAAGAGCAGGTGTTCGGTGATCCGGCCGCCAAGCCGGCCATCGCCGCCAGCTATCCCAAGGCCCATATCGGCTCGGCGTCCGGCAAGGACAAGGTCACCGAAATGGATGCCCTGGTCGCCTATCTGCAGGTGCTGGGAACCATGGTCGATTTCTCGACCGTGAAGCCCGAGGCAATCCGCCGCTAG